A stretch of DNA from Cololabis saira isolate AMF1-May2022 chromosome 17, fColSai1.1, whole genome shotgun sequence:
GAGACACCAGGGAGGGTGGATTCACTTCCGGTGGGGAGAATCACTCAGCATGAGAAAAACggttgtagaaaggtgcttaaTGCCCCAGAGAGCCACATTAAACCTGAGGAAATATCTGGATGATGTCATCTGAAGTATCTCACGCTGAGTTTGAAGACAGATATTCCCCAGAAAGCCCGGATTATAAATGATAAAAGGTGCGGGTCTTAACCAGTCATCCAGCATGACATGAAATAGTGTATCCGCTTCAGTGCGGGAAATGAAGGATGGAAGAAATGttatttctttgtgtgtgtgtgttttattgaGCTTGAACTATATCACGAGCTAACAACCTTGGTATGTTAGAGATAagcaaaagagaaataaaaaaaacaacaaacaatgcTGGTCAAAATCTGTGCAGCAAGTACAGAGACGTCCTTAAAGGGGGTTTCTAGTTTACTCACGATCATGAAATGCTGGATCCTACACTCCCCATAGCGCTTTATGCAGGTATAAAAGTTCATTTGTGCttctttaattcaatttaatttaattttgccAAGGATGTTCACAAGTCCACGTTATGAAGCGCTGTAGTCTGTTACATGTCGCTCTTTTCGCTCCACACCTCATAAATCTGTCACGTACCACCAGTCGAATTAAATGAAAAATTGCTGTCAAAATGTGTAAAATATCATTATTGCAGGacagtaattttttttcttcaaatatgTCATAAGATACAAACCTTTAGATTTTTATTCAGATAATCAATAAGATGATTCTAATTCAAAGAGGACAAAATACAAAAGACTTCTGCTGCAGAACTGAGGAGAAGCCGTCAACTCGGCAGTGAAACTATTATGGTTACGTTTTCTTTGGTTGGTATTTAACCAGGGACAGAAACTCTCTTTTCCAAGAGTGCCCATGACCGAGACATGCTGCAGTAAAGAGCACAGGAGTTACAAACGCATATAATAACAACTATATGAACATAAAATATGTCCACAAGCATCACAAAACAACCATCAAAGACTGCCCTTATAAAGGCTTAAAATTACTATTCAATCCAGACCTTTAAAGGTTTCAAAGGTCATCGTAATCATGTCCGATGGTGATCAGCCATTACATCTACAGCCAGAAGGGGACGCATGTAGAATATTCAAATGATGTTTAAAATCATGTAATGAGATTACTTCCGGCCTCACTGTTGGTATGAAAAGATGTGTTTTTAGAGAGGAAATGATAACATTACACGCCGTACAGCAAGTTTAACAGGAACATGGTGGTGGTATCATGGTTTGTGGTTATTCTTTTGACGGAAACAATGTGTTTTTGGGCCGAGATGCAGCTGGAGCATCTGGAGACGGagggaaaacatgcaaactccaccaaAAAATACAAGATTTGATCCAGGAACCTTCTACTTGTTGGGTGAGCGTGCTAACACAGCAAATGGTAAAAGTCATGAAATCTTTCCACTGACACAAGAGAGAGATGGGCATGCGCCAAGAACACTGATCTTTAGGGCTGAAATGATTCCTCGAGTAACTTGataacaaaaaatgatcgaggaatttcctctgcctcgaaaccttgtttaaataaaaaataaatgtaaacttCACGTTTCGCACAGGTTCTTTTTAACGTGACACAACGTGCTAACACGCATGTGTCCCTTATAAAGTGGAAGAAGACGGCGTCATGCTTTTCGTAACGTGTGTGAACAGTTTGGCTGCACAGCGACAGCCCGGGACTGACAACAGTGACCAATGAGAAAACACAGCAAAGCGAAAGTAATAagaggaacagaaagaagatgtCGAAAGTGTGGgattatttcaaattaaaaatgaaggtcCTGGTCCACATGATGGACTCTTGTTCCGAGTCCCGGTTCACAGCAAAGCATTGCTGTTTAAACGTGTTGGTTCTGAATATGaagttgcacaatttaaaagcagtgtttaataatattttttatttttgatacttagaaaaaatacgtttttttttttcatgtttcaggaaatgttaagtttgaaataattgtatttatttttattggaaaatttaacaaacagtttactagtttgcataatatgtaaataaatgtcaattattctcataaaataaacaaattagttatttttaaagtaatctgtcttgtttttttattgtatatttataattgggctataataaagcaaaagtaagttttatccgattactcgattaatcaatgGAATATTTCATAGAATAATCGATCACCAAAATATTCTATAGCTGCTGCCCTACTGATCTTAATGTTTTATTACAGTCCTAACTTTAATCCAGTAGAATAACATGAATTTAGCAGTGTCAAAACCCATCAGCGTCTCAGAGAGGATATTTTCCTGAGCAGAGGgacgggctgctgctgctgcaccacGGCCGGAGAAGTCTCATAAACTTTGGAAGaagtcatttttaattttttgtgttttttttctaatagtGGCTTCTGTATATATGCTGtcagcagagccggattaaataaatggactacactaggcagactgtgatttttgggcccccctccatcgatgttatttatgaattgaaatcttaaacttaccaaagttactaataaaagttaattcacattttacatagcatagtcatagttaagttggttctttgtattccaaaataagtcacgtgttgtatattaaacagtctatcagactatttattgatttttattatttatacgttacaccgctctattaactgctattaaattatccttatcttatcgattgtgagtaTCATTGTTAAGGGGGGggcattttggggttttttggggtcggatcgggtgtctatatgcgcaatttcaactctccaattagcaaaatactggataccttcccctgcctcatcatcatctctggcctcgacgcggggccccacggctgcttgagacccggtcggatctgtgatttttgtaacaaatttatcaaacgagcctttcagagaggcattaaactcttccattttctttagttcttttctttttttcagatttcctgaatctgtctcgttctctcgacattgtgtgacagtttcttccacacgcgcatcattgcacatatatttattgatatgcacagactagtacacatttaggtctgtaatggaacgtgactgtggatatttataagggaaaaaaaaaaaaaaaaatttgaaaaaaaataaaaaaataaaaaaatggcccatagcgcgaggccccgtgcggtcgcatggttcgcacaccccttgcggcggccctgtgcgtatgtatgcgtatatatatatatatgtatgtatactaaatagtgataatgcacatatatatgccttaggtttttaccggcatggtatcgaccattaatatgtgtgcagacaaaaaaaaaaaaaaaaaaaaaacacatgcctagtttgcctttgcgttaatccggctctggctgTCAGGCCTTTTTCTAGTCATGGTTtctatcagaggtgtcaaaagtattcacattcattactcaggtagaagtatagatactaaagtttaaaaatattcctgtagaagttgaagtatcaactcaagttttttactcaagtaaaagtataaaagtactggtttcaaaacaacttaaagtataaaagtaaaagtaatgtaagggggaaaaaagccattaaggacaaaagccattgaaaatgaatgcatcttagtataatgcaaatatattaaagaaccatatatgtgtactattgagcattaacatgtgtttcagagagcaggagatatgatgactagttgcctataagtattgtaatggtgcaaaaagtcaaacttcagaggcatgttatcatttatcctaacctttattggaatgtacatccaagtttagttgcaggaatctgagggaacggatgtaagaacaaaactggacaagaacatctgaaacaaccacaaccaaattcactctatccggatggagcaatttaactggatagtttttatttaaaggccaaaatgaaatagagtaacgaggctgtttttaaaatgtaaggagtaaaaagtacagataattgtgtgaaaatgtaaggagtaaaagtaaaaagtcgtctaaaaaataattactccagtgaagtatagataaccaaaatttctacttaagtaaggtaacaaagtatttgtacttcgttacttgacacctctggtttctATTCACACCTACGACAATAAAATGTTGATAGCAATTAATATTAAATTTAAATTCCAAGGGACTCCGTCACAACCAACAGTTGGGTTGACTTGGTCCATTCTCAGATAATTCAGTGCAAATAAGGACAGACGAGGCAAATGATCTGACGTGACGGTGTGGATACCTTCATCTGACCGCTTCTTCTTCACTCGGGTGAAGTCGGGACTTTGTCTTATCAGGCGGCACGGCTGCCCGAGGAAGTCTGAGAGCCACGACGCAGCTTCGTCCCCGCAGTCGACAGTCTCCACCCTGGGGGGGGAGGGATCATATTCAGAGGGCCCCCGAGGACATCTATAGATATTCAAGGACTCATGGTATTTGTTATAAAATCTAATCTAGAAATCACTAAATGAACAACTATTCTTTATTAAACTTGTGACAATCACACGAGGGGATCTATCAGGGATGACTGATATCTCTCACCCGTTGTTTTGTCCATAAAAAGTAGCAGGAAACAGGACTTTCACAAGAGGCTGAGAGAGGGAGGTGTTGTAATGTAATCCacaaagaaattacaaaaaggAGTATACAGAACATGTGTGGCGAGAGTTAGCAGAGATACAAGAGAAATATAAAGAACAAAGGATTTGTTTTGCTCTATTTCTTGCGTCTCCTGCTTTCAGAGGTCGTGCTGGCTTACCTGTCCCCGCAAACTCTGCTGTGGCACACGGGGGAGCGCGACTGCAATCGAATGTCATTCTCCAAAGGTACTGAAATGGTATGCatgcctggggggggggggttggaaggaaaaaaataaactctAACAACTGATTGAGACTCCGCCTGTAACACAGGGCACATATTTTCAGTGAGCTGTCTGCAGAGTAGCCCACCTGACGCCTGGAGGAACAATTTGTTTGAGGGAAGCTGGACTTGCGGGCAAATGAGGCATAAACGTGTTTCTCTCTTCTGACTCAGGCACACGCCGTTTCCATTAACCACCATCCAGCCTCGGTCGTACATGAGGCCCAGCGGTCCCACCGGCCAGTCGTGGACCTGCAGAGCCGAGTGGAAACATGCAGAGTGAAaggaagcaaacaaacaaaaacaaagaagggaTGGACAGAAAAATGTGggacgtagggctgggcgatatatcaagattttaatatatatcgatatattttcaaacgcgatatggtactagacaatatcgtttatatcgattaaaaaaaatatatattattttttgtttaatgattttgatatagtttattttgtgacaaattgacttgaatgttttatttgagatttgcacaaatgttttgttatttgcacaactgtcaacctcagtggaaaagtctgcctgttactgtctacattgtattaattgcacagtgtattttaatttaattgttatgcaggaaagggatatttgttttattttattcaagaagcatttttattctatatatgcaagcAGTCAAGGgagtaggtttggtctcaacattggtagggacgatataacagcataacctgcatgtacactttttgctggggacgggacattaataagaccaaacagattgggtgaacgggggtcagggctacatttgtcacgaatatgaacctaattaattgataggctaaatgatcaatgcaaaataaatctgtatcgacttatactaactttcatgtgtattggttcacctgatacacggttccattcaaacctttgttttcaaaaactactaaagaaacattttgaaaacttccagaatattccaggatgcaatttaaattgcaatatttgaacataacttaaattatattaacatacacaataaatacaaacttattaataatctcttaactactacttaacctatatatggaactacatgttagcctacattgtccttcaccacaagagtaatacattgctttaaaataattaacttAATAACTGTAGGGTCAATTttatccttacaacatttgggaagacaatctaaattacctataTATCTGAACTCTTTATATAATTCAAATAAGTTtcaaataaggttgcttaaaagttggtggggacaatttgagcctcctgaaaagttggtagtgttatgtccctaccgtccctatgcaaacctacgcccttgcaagcagtttatttttatttcatttgttttatacattttgatattgtgcagacctctgttaataaaggtacctgtgtgacatttggcacgagtgtttgtattaaaactgactgtttttttaagggtttgcctcagaaaaaatgaagctaacagagatgctatgctataatgctttgggggaaaccccaattatggcacagaaaaaatatcgatatatatatcgagtatcgccatttagctagaaaatatcgagatatgacttttggtccatatcgcccagccctagtgggaCGTGCTCGAACCTCAAAGGCGGCACAAGATTTGATGGGGTATATGTAGATGTTGGTCAGAGCGTAAGCCTCCGCGTTTCCGTCTGAGTCTCGGGGTCCAGATGTTGGCGGTGATTCATGCGTAACTTTCTCTTCAATGGTTTTGTGTATTTCTCCGTTGACGATGTCACTTGAAGGTCGTGTGTTGGATCCCTCTGACGCTGCTTCTGCTGTTCTCAGCTTCTGCAGCTTCACGTGGTCCACCGTGGCCGGCTTCTCCACAAAGCACTCCACGACAAAGTTCAGGAACTTCTGGCAGTCTTCAAACGTCGACATGTAACCGAAGGACACTCGCACAGATCCGGTGGGCTGGCCGTCCACCAAGTCCACGCTGTCTCCACAGACGTGGCCGGcctggaagagaaaaaagaaagcctTTCATTTCTACCTGAACGCATCCTTATCAGCTTTAAACACTTTATTCCTGTTCCCTcatcactaggaatgggcgatattttacaaTTCACGATATACCATCAAAGAAATTCCCCACGgaaagaatttgtcatctcgctgtaaaaacgatgaattcccgttgatgacgtttttgtgtaaagccggatttacaACGTACGTGTgagtgaaagaaggaaggaaggaaggaaggaaggaaggaaggaaggaaggaaggaaggaaggaaggaaggaaggaaggaaggaaggaaggaaggaaggaaggaaggaaggagggaaggaaggaaggagatgagccagaaaagaaagaaagaaagatatgagcctgaaagaaagaaagaaagaaagaaagaaagaaagaaagaaagaaagaaagaaagaaagaaagaaagaaagaaagaaagaaagaaagaaagaaagaaagaaagaaagaaagaaagaaagaaagaaagaaagaaagaaatgagcctgaaagaaagaaagaaaaaaggatagagtcattccagttttgcagtacaggtgtaactaatttaattggtttttattaattcagtttaattggtgtagtttagtagtatttagtatcttttagagcagtgttttgggggatcCAAAGActaaatgtggtgatagatttatagttaaaaaggtggagttgaattgttttttttttttatcgtcatttttatcgttatcgagataaatgccagaaattatcgtgataaatgttttagtccatcccTAGTGTGaagctgttttatggttccgcgttaaatcgacgcagagcctacggtgcgcgtcccgtgtcccctacgccgtaggctctgcgtcgatttaacgcagaaccataaatcagccttaacaaacatggcggaaggcagatctgagagcgaggagctcgttttttaaacgaggctccagctccgttatctggaactggcttgcatttaaaaagagtgatgaggagcaaacatcatctattatatgcagagtctgcaaaaaaacagtgagtgcaaaggatggcttttatttatttgtcctgtttctttatttatcaggttgtatcttttttctactttgtgattttataagctaagaaaacttgaaggacaatggtacttttgctgtttgcactgttatcccactgtttaagccgatagtttgaataaatgttgaatctgttcttacatttcaaacttgtttcatttgagtcattacagttttgcaatacaggtgtactaatttaatgggtgtagtttagtagcatttagtattcttttagagcagtgtttcggGGGCTCCAAAGTGAAAAAGGTGGAGTtcaattggtattttttctatcgtcatttttatcgttatcgggatatgtgccagaaattattgtgataaatgttttagtccaatACCACCCATCCCTACTCATCACCCACTTGGTAGTTTCTCCTCATCTGCTGGCTGGTCAGTCCCAGGAAGGCCTGACAGGCCCCGGTGTTGCAAAAGCAACCCGTGCGCAGATGAATATTGTACAAGCTGGCCATTCTGTCCACCTGAGAACAGAGCAGGATTTGCTGTAATATGTACCAGAACTCCCCATGACTTCCCACACCAACATTAACTAAACTGTTATGACACTGAAATTAGCCCCATTTATTATATGAACCTGTGAATATCCAATTATCTGTCCGTTAGGATCCAGGAGATTGAAGTTCAGGATCGATCCCTGAGTGATTGGACTATCAAAGTGGCCTTCGGTGTATATCTGAGCCACCGGTCTCCTGTTGCCATGGCAAAGACTTGAGAGCAGCATAAAAGTGTAGCGTGCCAAGCCAAACGTGTGCTGTTGGATATTGTACATGCCTCCTGCAAGTTAAAAGGGATAAAGATGGTAATGCTTTTGCTGTTACCCTGGAGCAGGTTATCATTAGGAGCAACCCGCATATGCATTATGATTTTGCTATTAAAAGAAGGATTTAATCCTCCTCTATCAATCATCATGCTCTGTCACAGTACCTGTGATCCTGTAAAGAGATTCAAACCCATGATTTAAAGCAATGATGTCCAAGAAAGATACAGTGCCGTCTTCAAATCTttgtcatgtaaaaaaaaaaaaaagaaagtggtaTTTCAGAATGAAGAGGCAGAAAATATGCAGGGTTTACTATGCTTGTGTAAAACTTTACCTGTCACAAATATTCTCCGCCTGCACGAAATAATCTTCTCCAGAAAGGTAAGCCGCTGCTGTGCCTCCTCCAAAATAAGTCTTTTTTAGTATGCCTGCTGTGTCGTTGCGGACGAGGAGAGCCCCCAGACCTGTGGGAAAGCCGAACATCTTGTAGAAAGAGAGGGGGATGAAGTCGGCGGGGCAGTCCTGCAGGTTTAGAGGGGAACAACTGACGTGTGCGGCTGCGTCGAGCAGCACGAACCAGCGGCCTCGGTGGTCGCACGCTGGGTAGAGGCGTCGCGCCTGGATGCCTCTCACGTGGCCGAGGGGATACTTCCTCCCGGAGAAGTTGCTCTGCGCCGGGTAGCAGAAGAGGTGTGGCGTCTGGCAAACACCTTCACCTTCAGCCTCATCCTTTGCCCGGCTTTCCCATTCCTTTGGGGAGACGGGAAGGGCAAGTCCACCCCGCGCCGACGCCACGCCTCTCATACCGACCACGGACGTGTGGTTATCCGTGAGGTAGGAGAAGTaacttctcccttcaccctcggCTCCAGGGCTCCAGGGAAAGCTCTCGGCCACCAGTCGGAGAGCAGCTGTGCAACCAGAAGTGAAAATCACAGAGTACTCCTCAGGGGTGGTGTTAAAATGCTGCAATACCctgtaagaaaatgtttttgttttgactcATTTATTCCGGCAAAGCGGGGGCTCTGCGGAGGCCACGGGCCATTAATGAGGAGCATGTAATGACTTCACCTGTATCTGACCCGCTCCACCGTGTCATGTGTCAGAGTGCTGCTGGGGTTGTGGCTGTGAGGGTTTCCTATTGAGAGAAGAAGGGGGGAGAAAAATGCTGCATGAAAAATAACCAGACGGGGAGAAACAGCTCCTGGAAATATGTGTCTCGGCTCACCATAGACATGACTGGAAATGTCCCGGAAATAGTCCCTGAGCAGAGACTCGGGGTACAGGGTGGCTGCAGCGTGGTCCAGGTACGTGACTCCTGCAAACAGTATggcaatatttaaaataaataaatgtgctttaattcccttttgtgtgTTCATtaaggctctattataggaattacatacataggaatgtccacagcatttcagtgtcaacaaaggttgtCCTGCCAGATTCTGAGCATTCTGTAGTTTATAAGTGGTtgacactaggaatgggtgatattttaccgttcacgataaaccgtcaaacaaattccccacggtaagaatttgtcatctcgcggaggaaggaaggaaggaaggaaggaaggaaggaaggaaggaaggaaggaaggaaggaaggaaggaaggaaggaaggaaggaaggaaggaaggaaggaaggaaggaaggaaggaaggaaggaaggagggagggagggagggagggagggagggagggaggaaggaaggaggaagatatgagccagaaagaaagaaagaaagaaagaaagaaagaaagaaagaaagaaagaaagaaagaaagaaagaaagaaagaaagaaagaaagaaagataaattcccgttgatgacgtttttgtgtaacaaacatggcggatctgagagcaagacagatttatagttaaaaagatggagatgaattggtttttttttttttatcgttatcgggataaatgccagaaattatcatgatacattttttagtccattccGCCCATCTGtagttgacaggtagttattttagatttgttgtaaacctgtcttaaaatgtaagatactggacctcggtttgggctggtgggacaggggttggtggaaaatgtcccttagttttaaatccaaaacttgacaggtatgggcaagccattttaatatttaacagctaGACCAGATATGTGTTGCAGACATCCACAATTCcattcttcctagtcaaaaagagcatttcagatatctacaatgacATTCTTCCTAtccacaattgtcatttcagatatcCACAACGTCATTCTGCCCAGGACAAATGACGTCACTTGTGCCAGTCGTGTGTGTGGGGTTTCTGATTACAGATAgacaattcagttgcagatatccacAATGTGAATTAaggatatctgcaactgaactAGGACTAtctgtaattccagtttcagatatctacaatttaattctgactaCCGTAGTCTAGGCCGGATTATCCATATAATGAAGAGTGGGGGGGTCCAGGGGCACCAGTCAATGAGGGGGCACCAAATAAAATgactaactggaccatatatgtcatattttgttattttctctatatatATGCTGGAAGAGGAACAAACGGGTACAGCAGTAACCaattatataataaaaatacatgaaaataaaataataaaaataataaaaataataataataataataataataataataataataataataataataataataataataataataataataataataataataataattataataataataataataataaaaagaattgcATTTGAGTGAGTGCCTTAACAACTTAACAACCTTAAATCTAACAGCCTACACATTGCTATTTTATTAATGTGCTGTTCCCtaccttcacatcagctcattcagtaggcctgtttgattgtttagtcatatgctgtaatagttttgcatgtagtcCTCAGACAGGGCATATACTGtatgatggaaatgatgatagTGAACATTGGTATGTGAgttgcattctgattggagcatcagtgtagTATGGCGTTTGTAGACTCATGTCTATCCGTGGTTACTCTTAGTTGGTTgcttgtcttacatttatttgtagtatgagtgttgagcatgtacttcagcaataccttcatgtaaatctatggtctttataaccatagtaaatttcctttttttaccaTAAAATGTGGGAATAGGGGGTCACTTCAAGTGTGGTCACCCTGGGGAACAACACTTAGTTAATCGGGGTCCGTccataattccagttcaagatatctaaCTCCCCTCAATTGAGGATACCAGGAAGTTGTTGatatctcaaactggaattatgactagtTAAAAGGAAGTTGTAGACATCTCAAACTGGAATTATGACCAGTCAAAAGGATGTTGCAGTCTGACTAGCAAGACTTCTCTCCCtgctctcctcttttcttccccaaGGTCCTCCGCACTCTACAGGAAAGATAATTTTGTTCTGTTAAATGCTCAGAAGATCTGGAATCAAATTAGAAAATGTTGTGTGCTTCCAGACACCTCTGTAAATGCTCCAATCTGGCAGAACCATGACTTTTTACCATCTCTTATGGACACGGCCTTTAGAGAGTGGAGCTGTAAGGGTATTGTTAGTTTAAAAGACCTTTACGTTGGTGGACACTTTGGCTCTTTTGAACAATTGCAGTCCaaattttctctttcaaaagctaattttttcaggtatttacAATTGAGACACTATGTTCAACAGGCTACTAAGTCGTCTgaattaccacctgaaaaaaatGCACTGTTCAAATTCCTCCTAGGCCCCCCCCGAAGCAAAACACCTGATTTCAGGGTTGGTTACTTCTCAAGTACTCTGGACTCGTCTactctc
This window harbors:
- the mocos gene encoding molybdenum cofactor sulfurase isoform X1 — its product is MDFSQLCSFEAFRQVWSHYGHGGNFREVVEQEFCRIKGVTYLDHAAATLYPESLLRDYFRDISSHVYGNPHSHNPSSTLTHDTVERVRYRVLQHFNTTPEEYSVIFTSGCTAALRLVAESFPWSPGAEGEGRSYFSYLTDNHTSVVGMRGVASARGGLALPVSPKEWESRAKDEAEGEGVCQTPHLFCYPAQSNFSGRKYPLGHVRGIQARRLYPACDHRGRWFVLLDAAAHVSCSPLNLQDCPADFIPLSFYKMFGFPTGLGALLVRNDTAGILKKTYFGGGTAAAYLSGEDYFVQAENICDRFEDGTVSFLDIIALNHGFESLYRITGGMYNIQQHTFGLARYTFMLLSSLCHGNRRPVAQIYTEGHFDSPITQGSILNFNLLDPNGQIIGYSQVDRMASLYNIHLRTGCFCNTGACQAFLGLTSQQMRRNYQAGHVCGDSVDLVDGQPTGSVRVSFGYMSTFEDCQKFLNFVVECFVEKPATVDHVKLQKLRTAEAASEGSNTRPSSDIVNGEIHKTIEEKVTHESPPTSGPRDSDGNAEAYALTNIYIYPIKSCAAFEVHDWPVGPLGLMYDRGWMVVNGNGVCLSQKRETRLCLICPQVQLPSNKLFLQASGMHTISVPLENDIRLQSRSPVCHSRVCGDRVETVDCGDEAASWLSDFLGQPCRLIRQSPDFTRVKKKRSDEAATSPSLSLVNEAQYLMINRASVALIQNLMSSRQDGCEGDELLVAQNVIRRFRANLVIAGVEPFEEDNWSHLIIGNTRFVVAGQCGRCQMIGIDQDTGAKTKEPLMSLSAHRTGKVTFGVYLTHQTPPGSAVAGVLSVGSQIQPEPRNH
- the mocos gene encoding molybdenum cofactor sulfurase isoform X2, translated to MDFSQLCSFEAFRQVWSHYGHGGNFREVVEQEFCRIKGVTYLDHAAATLYPESLLRDYFRDISSHVYGNPHSHNPSSTLTHDTVERVRYRVLQHFNTTPEEYSVIFTSGCTAALRLVAESFPWSPGAEGEGRSYFSYLTDNHTSVVGMRGVASARGGLALPVSPKEWESRAKDEAEGEGVCQTPHLFCYPAQSNFSGRKYPLGHVRGIQARRLYPACDHRGRWFVLLDAAAHVSCSPLNLQDCPADFIPLSFYKMFGFPTGLGALLVRNDTAGILKKTYFGGGTAAAYLSGEDYFVQAENICDRFEDGTVSFLDIIALNHGFESLYRITGGMYNIQQHTFGLARYTFMLLSSLCHGNRRPVAQIYTEGHFDSPITQGSILNFNLLDPNGQIIGYSQVDRMASLYNIHLRTGCFCNTGACQAFLGLTSQQMRRNYQVHDWPVGPLGLMYDRGWMVVNGNGVCLSQKRETRLCLICPQVQLPSNKLFLQASGMHTISVPLENDIRLQSRSPVCHSRVCGDRVETVDCGDEAASWLSDFLGQPCRLIRQSPDFTRVKKKRSDEAATSPSLSLVNEAQYLMINRASVALIQNLMSSRQDGCEGDELLVAQNVIRRFRANLVIAGVEPFEEDNWSHLIIGNTRFVVAGQCGRCQMIGIDQDTGAKTKEPLMSLSAHRTGKVTFGVYLTHQTPPGSAVAGVLSVGSQIQPEPRNH